The DNA region CGGGAACCATGGGAATGATGATCTTTAAGCTTCGTTTTCATCCCCCCATTGCGACGATTCGTTGCCCTGAATATTTTACTTGACAAACCCTTCCGGGTTTCTGTAAGGACAGACAGACCGGTTTTACCGGTCAGACCAATCCGGAGCGCCTGATGAATTTCGAAAAGATCGCCCCCGCGGGGTTCAAGAAAAAAAGCTCATTTATCGCCGATCAGCTTCTGTGTATGATCAATGCCGGTGCTTACGCGCCGGGCGAGCGGCTTCCCTCGGAGCGGGCCATTACCGAACAGATGGGTGTAAGCCGCCCCTCCCTGCGCGAGGCGATAAGCGCGCTGCAAATTGTCGGCATCCTCGAAAGCCGTCCCGGCGACGGCACCTACGTTTGCTTCCCTT from Syntrophobacterales bacterium includes:
- a CDS encoding GntR family transcriptional regulator, which translates into the protein MNFEKIAPAGFKKKSSFIADQLLCMINAGAYAPGERLPSERAITEQMGVSRPSLREAISALQIVGILESRPGDGTYVCFPSATEDLKRQVLTVLEESDSPYENMQARKALEIGAVQLTIKVATDADLLAIQKAWEEKCERGRRGDLEEYL